From Hylaeus volcanicus isolate JK05 chromosome 2, UHH_iyHylVolc1.0_haploid, whole genome shotgun sequence, the proteins below share one genomic window:
- the LOC128884974 gene encoding uncharacterized protein LOC128884974, translating into MSDCRPAYTPLEPGIKLTKEDCPANEKDREEMINVPYCELISSLMYVARNTRSDIAYAVTKLAQFSSNAGKVHWTEAKRILRYLSKTSDLGLKYEKGAATLEMWTDADWAGDIDDRHSFSGTPVTIGGNLVDWKTSKQKCISTSTMEAEYVALSTVAKEAS; encoded by the coding sequence ATGTCAGATTGTCGACCAGCCTACACGCCACTTGAACcaggaattaaattaaccAAAGAAGACTGTCCCGCTAATGAAAAGGACAGGGAAGAGATGATAAACGTGCCTTATTGCGAATTGATAAGTTCGCTAATGTATGTGGCGCGGAACACCAGATCCGATATTGCTTATGCAGTGACCAAATTAGCGCAATTTAGTTCTAATGCAGGAAAGGTACATTGGACGGAGGCAAAGAGAATACTTAGATACCTGAGCAAAACCTCCGACTTAggattaaaatacgaaaaggGAGCAGCAACGTTAGAAATGTGGACCGATGCTGATTGGGCAGGAGATATTGACGACAGGCACTCCTTTAGCGGTACACCAGTTACTATTGGAGGAAATCTAGTGGACTGGAAGACGTCAAAGCAAAAATGTATATCTACATCTACGATGGAAGCAGAGTATGTAGCCCTGTCAACAGTCGCAAAGGAAGCTAGCTGA